One window of the Leptospira broomii serovar Hurstbridge str. 5399 genome contains the following:
- a CDS encoding nitrate reductase, producing MQIQDSYQTTCSYCGVGCGVLVRKSGPMDFTVQGDPDHPTNRGELCSKGMNLHYSAMDRTDRLLFPMVRADRFSPLERTTWNSALNKVAAEFKKYIKEFGPDSVGFYVSGQLLTEEYYIINKLTKGFIGTNNIDTNSRLCMSSAVSGYKMAFGEDSVPVSYEDIESADCFLIAGANPAWCHPVVFRRIEARKKSDASIKVIVIDPRRTETCESADIHLQIHPGTDIYLFHSIARILIENNWIDLEFIVYHTEGFDEFKDKVFEKSLEEVSEICGISPQLIYQTAEAIGRSKGFLSLWAMGLNQSVVGVNKNLALINLSLITGKIGKPGSGPFSLTGQPNAMGGREVGGLCNLLPAHRELNNPDHRKEVAEFWGVDSVPAEPGFSAVEMFDSLKSGKMKAVWIVCTNPTVSLPDARAVESALRSAEFVVVQDISKDSAAVPFADVVLPAAGWGEKEGTMTSSDRRISYLPKFMEPPGEAMGDSWIIREFAKKMGFESFFSYKSEEEIFLEHCRLTTGTKIDITGLDYQEIRNFRVAQWPYPTKGYSGSPRLFEDKIFYRPGGKAKIHAVSFEDDSEKPNIEYPLILTTGRIRDQWHSMTRTGKVRKLREHRREPSLEIHPSDALKYGIKEGTIVDVINSRGTVRTKANLTKSIKPGVVFLPMHWGKKSGSDQPRSNNLTSPAFDPHSKQPGFKIAAVKVLPYKKPKEKILIVGGGSATLAFLKHYKAMAPQDEITVICREADPFYNRVLLPDYIGGEKEFEELLPNDQEEILSWGLNMIPNTSVTKIYIEGKKVRDSNGELHSYNKLILALGSSAIKSSLVPSTMTGIFSLRNKSDADRIRNYFVPGTWALIVGGGLLGLEIASVLVSAGIRVTLVVRTNRLMSKKLDLMGSELLREEIEARGIELIFDAEISKLEGTERISKVKLTNGKVLNPDGIIYAIGTKPNSEIAKESGLSCGNGVVVDSFLRSSDLDIYSIGEMAEHENESYGTVSAVEDQAKIAAQHIFGYSFDEYEGSLHTYLLKVSGLELVSVRLPNTPFEIKAEDKDEFEEITFIDRKKRIYKKCIIRNDRLVAAILIGDTSEFLKFKEWIASHIELGEKRKKLFLGGEFTKPLLGKVVCSCNGVGDGNILEAIYDGEHTLSGIGKRTGAGTGCGSCRSEISNLLKSVIQKV from the coding sequence ATGCAAATTCAGGATTCATACCAGACCACCTGTTCGTATTGTGGGGTTGGTTGCGGAGTACTTGTTCGTAAATCCGGTCCGATGGATTTTACGGTTCAAGGAGATCCGGATCATCCCACGAATCGGGGCGAGCTTTGTTCTAAAGGGATGAATCTGCATTATTCGGCGATGGATCGAACGGATCGATTGCTTTTCCCGATGGTTCGTGCGGATCGCTTTTCTCCTTTAGAAAGAACGACTTGGAACTCTGCCTTGAACAAAGTCGCCGCCGAGTTCAAAAAATATATAAAGGAATTCGGCCCGGATTCGGTGGGCTTTTATGTATCCGGGCAACTGCTCACAGAAGAATATTATATTATAAATAAATTAACAAAGGGGTTTATAGGAACGAATAATATCGATACTAACTCGAGATTGTGTATGAGTTCCGCAGTCTCCGGTTATAAGATGGCGTTCGGAGAGGATAGCGTCCCGGTTAGTTACGAAGATATAGAATCGGCCGATTGTTTTTTAATTGCGGGAGCCAATCCGGCCTGGTGCCATCCGGTTGTTTTTAGAAGAATCGAAGCCAGAAAGAAGAGCGATGCAAGCATAAAGGTCATAGTAATTGATCCTAGAAGAACCGAAACTTGCGAGAGCGCGGATATCCATTTGCAGATTCATCCGGGGACTGATATCTACTTGTTTCATTCAATTGCAAGAATCTTAATAGAGAATAATTGGATCGATTTGGAATTTATCGTTTATCATACGGAAGGATTCGACGAGTTCAAAGATAAAGTTTTTGAAAAAAGTCTGGAGGAAGTCTCGGAGATTTGTGGAATCTCCCCTCAGCTTATATACCAGACTGCGGAGGCGATCGGTCGCTCGAAAGGATTTTTATCCTTATGGGCAATGGGATTGAATCAAAGCGTTGTCGGTGTGAATAAAAATTTAGCTTTAATTAATCTTTCTTTAATTACCGGTAAGATAGGGAAACCGGGATCGGGACCGTTTTCGTTGACGGGGCAACCGAACGCGATGGGAGGAAGAGAGGTCGGTGGATTATGCAATTTGTTGCCGGCACATCGCGAATTGAACAATCCGGACCATCGAAAGGAAGTTGCGGAATTTTGGGGAGTCGATTCCGTTCCTGCGGAGCCGGGTTTCAGCGCTGTCGAAATGTTCGATAGCTTAAAGTCGGGAAAGATGAAGGCAGTATGGATTGTCTGTACAAATCCGACGGTAAGTCTTCCTGATGCAAGGGCTGTCGAGTCCGCGCTCAGATCGGCCGAATTCGTGGTTGTGCAAGATATTTCCAAGGATTCGGCAGCCGTACCTTTTGCTGATGTAGTGTTGCCTGCAGCAGGCTGGGGTGAAAAGGAAGGTACGATGACTAGCTCTGATCGTCGAATTTCCTATCTTCCCAAATTTATGGAACCGCCCGGCGAGGCGATGGGTGATTCCTGGATCATTCGCGAATTCGCTAAAAAGATGGGTTTCGAGTCTTTCTTTTCTTACAAGAGCGAAGAGGAAATTTTTTTAGAGCATTGTCGTTTAACAACTGGAACTAAGATCGATATTACCGGACTGGATTACCAGGAAATTCGAAACTTTCGGGTCGCACAATGGCCGTATCCGACGAAAGGATATTCAGGCAGTCCTAGATTATTCGAGGATAAAATCTTCTACAGACCGGGTGGAAAAGCGAAAATTCATGCGGTTAGTTTTGAAGATGATTCAGAAAAACCGAATATTGAATATCCGTTAATTTTGACTACGGGCAGAATCCGAGATCAGTGGCATTCGATGACCCGGACCGGAAAAGTACGAAAACTGCGCGAGCATAGAAGAGAACCGAGCCTTGAAATACATCCTTCCGATGCGTTAAAGTACGGGATTAAGGAAGGTACGATAGTCGACGTAATCAATTCCCGGGGAACCGTTAGAACGAAAGCAAATCTGACTAAGTCTATCAAACCCGGTGTCGTATTTTTACCCATGCATTGGGGCAAAAAAAGCGGCTCAGATCAACCGCGATCCAATAATCTCACTAGCCCGGCATTTGATCCGCATTCGAAGCAACCCGGTTTCAAAATTGCAGCCGTTAAGGTCCTTCCGTATAAAAAACCGAAGGAGAAGATCCTAATTGTCGGAGGGGGGAGCGCTACATTAGCCTTTTTAAAACATTATAAAGCTATGGCTCCTCAGGATGAGATTACCGTAATTTGTCGAGAGGCGGATCCGTTTTATAATAGAGTTCTATTGCCGGATTATATCGGGGGAGAAAAGGAATTCGAGGAACTCCTCCCGAACGACCAGGAGGAAATTCTCTCCTGGGGTCTGAATATGATTCCAAACACGTCGGTTACTAAGATTTATATCGAAGGAAAGAAAGTTCGGGATTCGAACGGTGAATTGCATTCTTATAATAAACTAATATTAGCCCTAGGTAGCTCTGCGATAAAATCGTCGCTGGTTCCCTCGACGATGACCGGCATTTTTAGTCTTCGAAATAAGTCCGACGCGGATAGGATTCGCAATTACTTCGTACCGGGAACTTGGGCGCTGATCGTAGGAGGCGGTCTACTTGGATTGGAAATAGCGTCTGTTCTAGTTTCGGCAGGCATTCGTGTAACGCTAGTCGTTAGAACAAATAGATTGATGTCGAAGAAATTGGATTTGATGGGAAGCGAACTCTTACGCGAAGAAATTGAGGCTCGTGGAATAGAGCTTATTTTCGACGCCGAAATTTCTAAACTAGAAGGGACCGAAAGGATTTCCAAAGTAAAGTTAACTAATGGGAAAGTTCTTAATCCTGACGGAATAATTTATGCGATTGGTACTAAACCGAATTCCGAAATCGCGAAAGAGAGCGGTTTGTCCTGCGGGAACGGAGTGGTTGTGGATTCTTTTCTAAGGTCCAGCGATCTTGATATTTATTCGATCGGTGAGATGGCCGAACATGAAAATGAAAGTTACGGAACCGTATCGGCGGTCGAGGACCAGGCTAAAATAGCGGCACAGCATATCTTCGGATATTCTTTCGATGAATACGAAGGATCTCTACATACTTATCTGCTTAAAGTGTCGGGGTTGGAACTCGTTTCGGTGCGGCTGCCGAATACTCCCTTCGAAATAAAGGCTGAGGATAAGGACGAGTTCGAAGAGATTACCTTTATAGATCGTAAGAAACGAATCTATAAAAAATGTATTATAAGAAACGACCGTCTTGTTGCCGCTATTTTGATAGGAGATACTTCCGAATTCCTTAAATTTAAGGAATGGATTGCCTCGCATATTGAGCTGGGAGAAAAAAGGAAGAAACTCTTCTTAGGAGGGGAATTTACTAAACCGTTATTAGGAAAGGTTGTCTGCTCTTGCAACGGTGTTGGAGACGGAAATATCTTGGAAGCCATTTATGACGGTGAGCACACTTTATCCGGAATCGGTAAGCGAACCGGAGCAGGGACCGGTTGTGGAAGTTGCCGTTCGGAAATCTCAAATCTTTTAA